The genomic segment TCAACATCTAAAATGTAAAATTGCGGAGCTAAAATCATTTTTGAAAGTTCTGTAACTGCGAAATCCTGACTTGAAAAAATATGTACTTCTCGTTTATTCACTAGACTTTGGAGAATTTGACATTCACGAGGGTTCAAAAAGTGAGTCGTTATCACTGAATAAGATTGTTCAACTTGATTGATCCAATCCACACAACGATCAATAAATCTTCGCTCCTCAGGATGAAAATGCTGATAAATATTTTCAGATGTCAAAACAAGATACCATTAAGTACAATTGCAATGAAACGTTGAATCAACTGCAAAGCAATAATCGCAACCCATATTGTGAAATCTAATCCAGCAATCCGTAGAGGAAGATTTTCAAATAAACTAAGATAAGGACGAGAGATTTTGATAATTAATTGACCAATCCATGTACCATATAAACTAGGTATCCAGCTCATTAAAGCATAAATAACCAGAATAAATGAATAAACATCCATCAAACGGAAAAGCCAACTCACCAGTGTAAGAATTGTAAGCATTAGTATAAATCGTAACTTTCAAAATTTTGGCCAGCCAAGATGGACATTTCTTTGGCTGCATCAACAGTGATATTGGCAGGAGTCATCAAGAAAATCTGACCTCCGACATTTTGAATATCACCATCAAGAGTAAAGACCACACCCGTCATGAAGTCGATTGAACGACGCGCTTGTGCATCTCCCATAAATTTAAAATTCACAAGGACAGATTCACCATTTTTGACAATACGCGCTGCTTCCATGATGTCCGCATAGGCACGTGGTTCTTTGATTGCAATAGTTGAAACCGCAGAAGCAAGAGATTGTGCTTGCGTAGCTGAGGCTTGTTGTACGATTTTTTCAGGCATAGGTTTTGAGAAATTTGAAACAGTGCGTTTTGGTGCAACTGTTTGTGTTTGAGTTCTTGCAGTTGAAGATGTAGGACGAGATTGGCTCGTACCTTTAGGCATTCGCTCCTCAACTTTAGGTTTTGGTGTAGATACTACAGTTGGCTTAGATTCTTGCACAGGACGAACAGGTTCATCGAACTCTTCTTCATCCTCTACAAAATAATCACGCAGATTATTCATCCAATCTTTAAAGGCCATATTTTCCTCCGTTGTTTACTTTGAAAGTAGCTTACAAGTCTTTAAAAAACTCTGTGCCAATCCTAACAAAGGTCGCACCATTTTTAATTGCATTCTGATAATCTCTACTCATTCCCATACTTAATTCAGTACAAGGGATATTAGGAATTTTCATCTCAGATATTTCAACTTGTAATTTTTTTGTTCGTCCGAAAATGTCATCACATTCTTCTTCAGTTGCATCAAACGGAGCCATAGTCATCAAACCAACAATTTTAATATTTTCTAATTTTGACAACTCTGTTAATACTGACAGAAGTTCATCAGCGGAAAATCCATGCTTACTTTCTTCACCTGATATGTTTACTTCTACAAAACACTTGATAACGTGATTCGCACGTTTGTTAATTTCATTGGCTAGTTTCACAGAATCCAACGCATGAAAATAATCAACAAAATTAATCACATCTTTCACTTTTCGTCTTTGTAAATTACCAATCAGATGCCAAGTTACATCATACTCCTTCAGAGAATTATATTTTTCAAGAAAGAGATCAACTCGATTTTCAGCAATATGCTTAATTCCATTTTCAATCACTTCGCGTGCAACATCAGAAGTAACATATTTTGTCACCGCAATAACAGAAACCGACTGATTAGAATAAGAAGACGCAGCCTGCGCCGCATCTACATTACTCATTATTTGTTTAACATTTTCTATAATTGTCATTGATTAATGCTTACGGAAGAATGGCGGAGTATCAAGGTCTTCATCAGAACTTGGAATCCCATTGAAGCTTGTAACTGACGAACTTTCACGTGTGTTATTCACTGATTGACGTGGTGAATTTTCGCGACGAATATCCCAATCTCCAAATGCTGATGATTGACTTTGTGATTGAGGAGTAGCTTGTTGTTGTTGAACAGGACGACTACCAGCCATATTTGTATTGTGTGTCAAATTTGGTTGACGACGAGTTTCTGGTTGAAAACCAAGCGCTTCATCCGCAACTTCTTTTGTAACACCAGTTGCCACAACTGTAACACGAATTTCGTCTTTAAGGTTAGGGTCAATAGCTGTACCCAACATAATATTTACATCATTACCTGCAGCTTGGATAACAATTTCTGAAGCATCCTGTGCTTCAATCAAACTCATATCCATACCACCTGTAACATTCAAGAGAACATTCTCAGCACCCTCAATAGTTGTTTCAAGAAGTGGTGAATAAATGGCTTTGCGTGTGGCTTCAATGACACGTTCTTCTCCAGTAGCCACACCAATACCCATAAGGGCATCTCCTTTGTTTTCCATCACAGTTTTCACGTCAGCGAAGTCAAGGTTAATCATACCTGGGTTTGTAATAAGGTCTGTTACCCCTTGCACCCCTTGACGAAGAACATTATCTGCTTCACGCAATGCTTCTGTCAAAGGCGTTTTCTTATCTACAATTTCAAGCAAATTATTATTTGAAATGATAAGCAAGGTATCAACATTGGCGCGAAGTGCTTCAATACCTTCTGTTGCGAAGTAGCTCCGTTTTGATCCTTCAAAACCAAATGGGCGTGTTACAACTGCAACAGTCAAGGCACCAAGCTCTTTTGCAATTTGTGCAATCACTGGTGCAGCACCTGTACCAGTACCACCACCCATACCAGCAGTGATGAAAATCATATCTGAGCCTTCAAGAGACTGAGCAACCGTTTCAGCTGATTCTTCAGCTGCACGTTTACCAACTTCAGGTTGTGCACCAGCACCAAGGCCACGAGTTAACTTTGGACCAAGCTGAATCACTGTGTCAGCTTTTGAGCTTCGCAGTGCTTGCACATCAGTATTTGCAGCGATAAATTCAACGCCAGAAACACCTTCTTCAATCATACGGTTGATGGCATTACCACCACCACCGCCGACACCGATTACTTTAATTACAGCACCAGTAGTCAAGTCTGTATCAAATGAAAATTCCATGTTTTTTATTTCTCCGTATTTACTTTCAGATTAGTCGAAAAGGTTGCCGAACATATTTTTAACACGATCAACAATGCCTTCTTTTTCTTCTTCAGGTTCAGCTGCTTTCGGTGTAACCACAGGTCTTGTTTGTTGTTCTGTGTAGAATTCACTTTCTCCACTTACTGCTGGTGCAGCAGGCTGAACAGTTACATTCTGAACGGGAGCAACATATGTTTCCTCAACTGGTGTATAAGCGTAATCTCCAGAAAGCGCATGTGAAACAAGAATATCAATATCACTACGATTTCCAATGTAGTTGACTACACTAATCACTTGTGCAAATGCAGGATTTCTTAATCCCATTTCACCTGGAACAAAAAGTCTAGCATTAATGCCTAAAGTTCTCGTTGCTAAATCAACAACACCAGGCATCGCAGCAGTGCCTCCAACCAAAATCAATCCACCAGGAGCCTCAAATGTACGACCACGTTCTAAATCTTGACGAACACGGTCAAAAATTTGAGTCATCCGAGCTTCAATGATTTGTGAAAGATAATATTCTGTTACTTGTTCTGGTTCATCTTTTCCAACAACATCAACAAGAAAATATTCATCTTGGCTTGCACGTTCAGTGCTTGCTTCACCATAATTTACTTTCAAATCTTCGGCAGCGGAGATTGATGTATTCAAAACTGTTGAGATATCTTTGGTTACATAGTCACCACCTTCAGGGCTTGTATGCGTAAACTTAAGTGCTTGTTCTTTTACAGCTGTTACTGTCGTTTGACCAGCACCCAAATCAACCATGATTGTCCCAAACTCACGTTCACCTTCTGAAAGAACATATTGTGACATTGCAAGCGGAGCGATAACAATATTGTCAACGCTCAAACCTGCGCGTTCAACAACTTTACGGACATTATGAACGAGTGTTTTAGGTCCTGTGTAAACTATTCCACGCATTTCAAGACGTACTCCAAACATACCTCTTGGATCTGAAATACCTGTAAATCCGTCAACTGTAAACTCAGTTGTTTCCACAGCGATGATTTCACGTTCAGGAACAATCCCACGCATCAAAGCGTTTTGAATGACTTGAAGTACATCGTTATCTGTAATTTCTTTAGTTTCACCAACAATTGGCACCATTCCTTGGCAGGGTTCCATTTCGAGGGAATTTGCTGGAATACTCACATTGATACGATCAATCGTGATTCCTGCACGTTCTTCAGCCGCATTTACAGCTTTGCGTAAAGCTTGCGCTACCTTCTCAATATCTACAATAATTCCATTTTTTAGGCCATCAGATTTTGCATTTCCGACACCAATAATATTCATTTCACCTGAGACGTACTCCGCAACAAGCACTTTGATAGTGTTTGTCCCGATATCTACGCCTGTATAAAGTCCACTTTTTGCCATAAAAGCGACTCCTTTCCCTCACACATCACGATTCGTATTTTTTTAATAAAAGCTAAGTGCACAGATATTTTTGTATGCAATTACACTCATTAATTATTTTAACATAAAATCACAGTAAAACAAGAGTTTAGCTGTGATTTTTTTACTTTTTTATTAAATTAACTTCTATCTATTTTTCCTATTGAAAAAAGTGCGATAGTCCCTTCTCCCGTATGGGTTACAATCGTAGGACTTAATGGGCGAACATCTACATCTGTAATTTTAGATTTTTCAATGATTTCAGATTTTATTTGTTGAGCAATCTCATCTGTTCCAGAGTAAGAAACAATGACTTTCGGATAAGCCATATCCATATCCTCGAGTGTCTTATCAATCAGTTGATTAATTGCTTTTTTCTTTCCTCGAACTTTGGAAACTTGACGAAGTTTACCCTCAGTGTCAACATCCAAAAGAGGTTTGATACTAGCCATTGTCCCAACTACTGCCACAGCTTTCGGAATTCTTCCACCTCGTGCTAAATGATTCAGATCGTCAACCATAAATCGGCTCTGTAAACGTTTTGTCAGTACTGACAGGATCTCCAGTGTTTCTGTCAGTGATTTACCAGCATCACGTAATCTAACTACTTCTTCAACAATGAAACCTTCTCCAGATGCCGCAGCAAGTGTATCTAAAACGATAATTTTTGCCTCTGGAAACTCCTCTAAAACCATATCACGTGCGATAACAGCTGACTGATAAGTTCCTGAAAGCCCAGATGAAAACGCAAGATATAGCAACTCCTCATTCTTCTTTGCAAATGTCTTAAAAACTTCTGAAAATTGTCCAGAATTAATTTGTGATGTCTGAACAGTTTCTCCTTTTTTGATTGCTGCAAGGAGCGTAGCATTATCTAGTGCTTCATTCCCAATTGTTTCATAGGTTTTGTTGCCAATAGTCACAGTCATTCCAAGTATTGTAATGTCATGTTGTTCAAGATAAGTCTGACTCAAATCTGCTGTTGAGTCCGTCATAATTTGAAAAGTCATAAAATTCCTTCCGTAATCTTTTTCTGTCAGTACTGACAGCATTTCCGCTAACTGACGATCTTTTGTCAGTTTTATTTTCGATTTCTAAAAATTTCATACATCAAAATACTAGCTGCAACACTGGCATTTAGACTTTGAACGTGTCCAATCATCGGAATGGTAATCATTTCATCAACTTGTTTCTTGAGATTTTGCCCAATACCATGTCCTTCATTGCCTATAACCAGAGCAACTTTTCCAGCAGTATTCCATTTTGGATACGAAGTACCATCCATATCTGTACCAAAAATCCAGAATCCCTCTGCTTTTAGCCTATCAAGTGCTTGAGAAAGGTTCGTCACTCGAACAACAGGAACATATTGTAGCGCACCAGTCGAAGCCTTAACCGCTGTCGGTGTAATTCCAACGGAGCGATGTTTTGGAATAATAATTGCATCAACACCTGTTGCATCTGCTGTTCTTGCGATAGAACCCAAATTATGAGGGTCTGTCAGTTCGTCCAGAATCAAAATTGTTGCTTCTGTTTTTTCTGTCAGTACTGACAGAATATTGTCTAGCTCTGCGTAGGCAAATTCAGACACACGAGCCACAAATCCTTGATGAACTCCATTTTCAGTCATTTTATTTAGCTCATTTTTAGGTGTCCAAGAAATATTAACTTTCTTAACTCGCGCAAGCTCTTTTACCTTTTCGACATTTTTGCCGCGTAAATCTTCTTGAATATAAAGCTTGTTCACAGTATCGCCATTTAGTGCTTCGGTCACTGCATGTAAGCCATAGATTAAATCTGTATTTTCCATGAGAACATTATAACATTTTTGCTCTAAAAAACCTGACAATATTCGTTAGTTCGTTTATTATGTAATAGCTTTAAAAAAATTATGTAAAACATTGAATTTAAGCTCACTCTTATTTTACATAATTTTTATGATAATTACTTAATAAGTTTGACCTCGTAAATTTTAAATAACTTAATAAACTCTTAAATAAATTTTTTATTTCTCTATTTTCAAAATCTTCTAGCTCTCTAATTCTATTCTCTCCTATATTAAATTTTCAAAAGTGAATGACTTATTCTAAATCATCTGATATAACATCTACCTCGTATTTTAAATATTATATTTATATCCTCAAAATAGTTAGGAAACTAAAATTAGTTTAAATTCACCTATTATATAGAAGACAAAACAAATATATTTACTGATTATCCTTTTTCTTTATCACATAATTTGCCATTTCTTTTTGATATTTTGATACTTCCCAGACCTCTTCTGGATGATTAAGATGCTGAGCCAGCAAATAAGCAATGTAAGGTCCCACTGTCAAACCCGATGAACCCAGCCCACACGCTACGATAAGGCCTTTTTCATTCATTATTGGTCCAAAAAATGGTGCAAAATCAGAAGTATAAGCCCTTGTCCCCACTCGATATTGAACGTTCCCCTTAATAAAACTAGATTCCCTCACAAATCTTTCTACCCCTTGCGTCAATTGCTCAAATGCAGCTTGAGTAGGTTTTAAATCCCAACCCGCCTCGTTCTCATGTGTTGCACCAAGTAAAATCTTCCCTTTTTGAAATGGAATCAAATCTGCTTCACCATCTAAAAACGCAACTGGCCAATTCCCTGTATCAAAAGTAGTTTCAAAAGAAAGAAGCTGCCCTTTTTGAGGTCTAACATCTGTTTCGTAGTCAATAGAACTCAATAAATTTTTAAGTGCTGGTCCAGCACAAAGTACCAACTCCTTTACCTCTATATTTTCAGATACACTCTCAATTCCCCAATACTCACCTACTCGGCGTAAGCTTGCTTCCTCAGTGACAAATTTCACTCCTCTAGCTATCGCCCGCCGCTTCAAATGCTCTAAATAAGACTTACCATCCAATCTTGCACCACCAGAAATATAAAGACTAGGTAATTCTTTTAGCAATGGAAAAAAATCAACCGTTTCTTCTGGACTAAGTAATTGAACTTCTCCAATCTCTGGAGCTTCCTTTTTTCTTTCTAGCGCCAATTTTTTCAGTCTTTCAAGCTCATCTAGTTCTCTCAAAAAGAGCGTCCCACATTGTTCATAGACTTCCGCTGGTAAATCAAAATCTCTAACCAATTGTTCAAAAAATGCAGCGCCATCTTTAGCGAGTTGGTACCATTTCTTATTTCGTCTTTTAGAGAGCCACGGTGAAATAATTCCCGCACTTGCCTGAGTCGCTTGATTCTTTTGAGAATCAAATAAAATGACCTCATATTGTGTCGTATCAATATAATTTGCTAACGTCATTCCGATAATTCCGCCGCCGATAATTGCAATCTTTTTCATATAAATAAACCATTATCCTCGTATTCAATTTAATAAAAGCTCCAACAGATTGACCTTGTGACTAGTATATGATAGGTCATTAACTAGTTTCATTAGAAAATAAAATCAAGACTCAAAGTCCTGATTTTATTGTTAATGTTCTTTAAGCCAAAGCCCCCATTGGATCCCACGGAAGTAAAACTTGTGGTTCTGATTCATAGGCAGTAAGTTCTTCTTCAGTCAGAAACTCTTTGCGTACAACAATTTGATAAGTATATTCATCCATCCAACTATCCGAAGCAACGAAGTAACCTTTGAAAGCCCCTGCATCTTTACCCCAAGAATTTTCAACTTTCCATTTAACAGAGTTTCCCTCTGAGTCTAAATCTACACCAGCCAAAACCATGGCATGAGTCATCAAACTTTCTCCATAGTCCAAGCGCCCTGCTTTATCTTGGGTAAATTCAATATCAAGTGCTGTTTTAAAATCATAAGCATCCATTGTCAAGAGGCCGGCAGACCGATTTGATTCTTGACCAACATCACAACCAAACCAAACTGTTTCACCTGCTTGCATTTGTGCAATGGCAAGCTTCTTGAAACGTGCCATATCAACATTCAAATGTTTCACATCACGCGCACCCACAACATTTCCAAGAAATTCGACAGTATAAGATTTATTGTAAGGCTTATCTGCTGTTGGTGCATTAATGACTGACACATAATCACTCAAATCAACATTTACAAATTTACTATAAAACTCTTTTGGAGTACCTTCAAATTTAACCAAGTTATTTTCTTTGTCACGAAAAGCAAAATCAAAACTTTGTGGTGGTAAGCCCAAAGTTACCGCCAAGAAATTAAAAACTTCTTGCAATAAATCTTCTTTAACAGCCTGTACATCACCTTCTTGCTCAATAGTATAACGTAGAATTTCTGCATCTTGGCGAAGTAATTTGTTTAAATATTGATTAAGTTCACGAGATGACGATGATGCTTGTGATTCAGGATATACCGATTTTGGTACTACACCATATTTTTCAAAAATCGCAACCATCATATCCCATTGACCACCATCTTGTTGGGGAGTTTGAAGCAAGAATTTCAAACGACGGTCATCCATATCAACATGATTAATAATTTGTTCAAAAAACCAATTTGATTTTTCATATTTATCCCAGAAAAAAGTATAGGCTTGTGAAAACTCAAAATCTTCAGTTTTAAACTCATTGATAAATTTGTGACGGAAAGTATTCATTGCTGCAAACATCCAGCAGCGTCCTGATTGTTTTTGATTCGTTACAGGATCTTTCGTCAAATCAATCGAAAACTCTGGCAAGTTAGCCGCGTGTGAACCTCGTACTTCAAGACTAGAAAGCAAACCATTTTTTGTTGCTGCATTTTCTACTGCACGTAATTTTGTATTTTCAGCAAAATTCTCATAGAGTTTTTGTGTGAAATCTTTTGTCAAAGTCATTTTTTCCCTCCGATAGTCCTACATTTTTGTCAATATTTTGACTAGACACCAAAAACATTGATGTTCAATTATTCACTATATTCTTCTATTATAATCTAAATTATCAAAAAAATCAGCAACTACAGCTGATTTCTCTTAAAAACAATAGCATCAGAGTACAAGACCTCACACCATGACATATTAATTTTTGCTAAAAGTTACTTTAATCTATCCGAAAGCTCCGTCTGCGCATCAATCAACCACGGATGAACAACTTTTAAACCTGCTTGTTTAATAAAGTTAATATAATACAATGCTGCAACTTCCATTGAATCTTCGAGTGAGTAAAGCAACCCTCCTTTAAATGGAGCATTATCTCCACCATCCCAGCTGATTTTATCCGCCAAAAATAGAATTAAATCAAGCTTTGTATAGTTTGCACGAAGTGTTGTATGACATTCAATAGCTTCCAGAATCTCGATATCTGTTATCTTAAACTTTTCCTTGGCTAATCGCTTTGACAACTTTTGGTGAATAATCAACGGAAATTTATATTCCTCAGCTAATAGAAAAATTCCAAAATTTTCAGCTCTCTCTATGCGCTCATTATTTGGGTAAACTCCACCAATATCATGCAAAAGTCCAGCAATATATGCCTTATTTCTATCATAATCATACTCAAAAGCGAGCTTTTCTGCCGTTGTTGCCACCGCAAGTGAATGCTCAAATAATTTTTCATTGTTTAAAAAATCATGAACTTTTTCAATCAATCTATCTCTGTTCCCCATTAAAATTTCTCCCTAGCCAAATTCTATTGCAATAGATGAGTTTTCCTCTGGTGTTGCAAACTCAATTATACCAAAAAAAACCTACTAAGAGAGTAGGTTTTTGTAAGCGTTTTTTAAATTTCTACAGCTGTACCAGAGGCGATAATCATCATCATATTATTCCCACCAGTACCGATTGTTTCATAATCTACTTTAACACCAACCACTGCGCCTGCCCCAAGGGCTGTTGCCCGTTGTTTTAATTCCTCGAGTGCTTCTTCTCGTCCTTGAATTAATTCATTTTCATAAGATTTTGAACGACCGCCTAAGATATTTGTAAAACTTGCTTTAAAGTCTTTGATAAAATCAACTCCAGCGACTACTTCACCGAAGACAATTCCTTTATATCCTTTAATCTCTACACCATCAATGGTATTTGTCGTTGTGATAATCATGTTAATCTCCATCTCCTTAAAGTTCACTTCAATATCTTGATTATACCATTTTATTTAGTAGACTAATCAGCCCTTTGGCTGATTTTCGACCTGCCTCAATAATAAATTCATCAAACTTCATGTTAGCATTATGGTCAGCTGTATCAGACATTGCACGAATAACAACAAATGGTTTACCTAAAGCTGTTGCAGCTTGTGCAATGGATGCACCTTCCATTTCAACTGCCAAGACATCTGGAAAATGATTCTTAATTTCAATGATACGTGAGGGACTACTGATAAAGCTGTCAGAACTTGTAATCAGGCCGATATGGACATCATCCAAAACTTTTTTCAACTCAGAAACAAAATATTTACTTGATTCAAAATAAAGGGGTTGTTGAGCCATTTGGCCAAAAGCATAGCCGAAAGCAGTAACATCCACATCATGATAAGCTAGCTTATCAGCAACAACAACGTCACCAATATTTAATCCTTGTGCTACAGCTCCTGCCGAGCCTGTATTGATGATAGCATCCACCTCGAAAATCTCAACGAGAAGCGCTACAGCGAGTGCAGACATTACTTTACCAATGCCAGACTCTACCAATACAACTTCGTGGCGACCAATTGAACCCGTATGAAAAGTACGCCCGTGACGTGTATGTTTTTCCGCATTTTCTAGATTTTCAATAAGTACGCGGATTTCTTCATCCATTGCGCAGATAATTCCTAATTTCATTATTGCCTTTCTTTAGTTCCCTTTATAAGTACCCGATTTTAAAGTTAGTCTAGTATACGCTTCAATAATCAAAAATAATACCAGACAAATGCGATTCCAAGAAGAATCACAATCACAGTAACAATCCAAAGCCATTTATTGATTATCTTCCCGCGTTTTTTTACTTTTGCATTTTCAATTCGTCGGCTTTTATAGACTGAATTTTTGCTTAATTCTCGCTCAATATTATCATACTTTTCTGCAATTTCACGGTCATTTTCAAGTTCTCTTTGTAACTTTTGGTCTAGTCTTTTTTTATCCTGTTTTGCTTGCTCAATAATATCATCTGTCAAAAGTGGTCTAGGCATTTTTTTCAACCTCCGCCTTAAGCTGTTGGATTTCCCAATACCAAATCGCTAGAATTGTTTTTGCATCTGAGATTTGACCTGTTGCTATCATTTCTTTTGCTTCAGGTAGCGCCACCTCAACTTTCTCCAAAAACTCTCCAACATCTGCTGCTCTTGGATGCTTGATTTTGGTTAATTCTGATGAAAAATAGACGTATGTTTTTTCTGATGAAAATCCTGGTGTACCGTAAAAGGCAGACATTTCTATTAAATTTTCTGCTTTATAACCTGTCTCTTCTTCTAATTCACGTAAGGCAGCGGCTTGGGGGTCCAGTTCTTCACCTACTTCTAATTTTCCTGCTGGAATTTCAAAAATAAACTGCTCTAGTGCTTTACGGTATTGTCCTACCAAAATCATCTTATCTCCATGAACTGGTGCAATTGCAACTCCACCATTGTGAAAAACTAATTCTCGAAAACTCGTTGTGTTATCAGGAAGGCTCACAATATCACGGACAACATGAAAAATCTTTCCATGAAAAATTTCTTCTCGAGACAACGTTTTTTCTTCAAATTTTTTCTCATCAAAATCTAGCATAACCACTCCTGAATAATAATTTGCAAAATGAGAGAGTCTTCTTCCTCCCTCTCTCATTTTCTCATTTCTGTCAGCACAAGATTTTACTGACAGAAATCCTGTCAGTACTGATACATTATTGTCCTCGATAATGAGGCATCTTTTTTGCCCGTCCAAGTTTGTTCACTTGCTTACCACGTCCAATTTCAACTGCTTCATCTGGAACATCTTCAGTCACAACTGACCCTGCTGCTGTCAGTGCATTTTTACCGATATGAAGCGGAGCAATAATCGTTGAATTTGAACCAATGAATGCAAAATCGTCAATTTCTGTATTAAATTTATTTTTGCCGTCAAAATTAGCTGTGATTGTACCTGCACCAAAATTAACTTTTTCACCCACCGTGGCATTTCCTATGTAAGTGAGATGTCCTGCTTTTGTTCCTTTTCCAAGAGTCGAGCCTTTAACTTCAACAAAGTTTCCTACATGAACCTCTTCACTCAACACTGTTCCTGTGCGCAGGTGAGCATAAGGTCCTGCATTGCTTCCAACACTCATTCTACTTCCTTCAATTGTAGAATTACGTACTTCACAATCTGAATGAATTTCTGAATTTTCAATGCGACTTCCATTAGTAATCAGCACATTTTTGCCAATAAATGTACGACCTTTTATCGTAACATTTCCTTCAATAATTGTTTCAGGCTCAATGATAACATCTGCTTCAATATATGTTGTCGCTGGGTCAATAAGCGTTACACCATTGACCATATGAGTGCGATTAATACGAGTACGCATTGTAGCTTCGGCTTGAGAAAGTGCAACCCGATCATTGACACCCAAACTTTCTTCAAAGTTTCCAAGAATATGAGCTGCTACGGTCTGATTATTTTTCTTGAAAATTTCGATGACATCTGTCAAATAATATTCGCCTTGAGCATTGTCTGTTGTGATTTCACCGAGCGCTTTAAAAAGAGCTTTATTATCAAAGACGTAAGTGCCCGTATTAATTTCTGTAATATTCTTTTCAAAATCATTGGCATCTTTTTGCTCAACAATCTTTTCAACAGACTGATCCGAGCCACGAACAATTCGTCCATAGCCAGTTGGATTTGGTGCGATTGCTGTAAGAATAGTCGCTGTTGCCTTTTGTTCAAAATGATAGTCAAACAATGCTTGTAACGTTTCACCCGTAATAAGTGGGGTATCTCCAGCAATAACAAGAGTCGCTCCATCTTCATTTGCAAGTAAATCTGCTGCAATACGAACGGCATGACCTGTCCCAAGTTGTTCTGCTTGCTTTACAAATTGTGTTCCTTTAGGAAGAGTTGCAA from the Lactococcus allomyrinae genome contains:
- the yqeK gene encoding bis(5'-nucleosyl)-tetraphosphatase (symmetrical) YqeK — its product is MGNRDRLIEKVHDFLNNEKLFEHSLAVATTAEKLAFEYDYDRNKAYIAGLLHDIGGVYPNNERIERAENFGIFLLAEEYKFPLIIHQKLSKRLAKEKFKITDIEILEAIECHTTLRANYTKLDLILFLADKISWDGGDNAPFKGGLLYSLEDSMEVAALYYINFIKQAGLKVVHPWLIDAQTELSDRLK
- the macP gene encoding cell wall synthase accessory phosphoprotein MacP; protein product: MPRPLLTDDIIEQAKQDKKRLDQKLQRELENDREIAEKYDNIERELSKNSVYKSRRIENAKVKKRGKIINKWLWIVTVIVILLGIAFVWYYF
- the glmU gene encoding bifunctional UDP-N-acetylglucosamine diphosphorylase/glucosamine-1-phosphate N-acetyltransferase GlmU; the encoded protein is MNKFAIVLAAGKGTRMKSALPKVLHKVAGKTMLGHVLQNVSEIETAKRVVIVGHEADKVIATLPKGTQFVKQAEQLGTGHAVRIAADLLANEDGATLVIAGDTPLITGETLQALFDYHFEQKATATILTAIAPNPTGYGRIVRGSDQSVEKIVEQKDANDFEKNITEINTGTYVFDNKALFKALGEITTDNAQGEYYLTDVIEIFKKNNQTVAAHILGNFEESLGVNDRVALSQAEATMRTRINRTHMVNGVTLIDPATTYIEADVIIEPETIIEGNVTIKGRTFIGKNVLITNGSRIENSEIHSDCEVRNSTIEGSRMSVGSNAGPYAHLRTGTVLSEEVHVGNFVEVKGSTLGKGTKAGHLTYIGNATVGEKVNFGAGTITANFDGKNKFNTEIDDFAFIGSNSTIIAPLHIGKNALTAAGSVVTEDVPDEAVEIGRGKQVNKLGRAKKMPHYRGQ
- a CDS encoding 5'-methylthioadenosine/adenosylhomocysteine nucleosidase; the protein is MKLGIICAMDEEIRVLIENLENAEKHTRHGRTFHTGSIGRHEVVLVESGIGKVMSALAVALLVEIFEVDAIINTGSAGAVAQGLNIGDVVVADKLAYHDVDVTAFGYAFGQMAQQPLYFESSKYFVSELKKVLDDVHIGLITSSDSFISSPSRIIEIKNHFPDVLAVEMEGASIAQAATALGKPFVVIRAMSDTADHNANMKFDEFIIEAGRKSAKGLISLLNKMV
- a CDS encoding NUDIX hydrolase translates to MLDFDEKKFEEKTLSREEIFHGKIFHVVRDIVSLPDNTTSFRELVFHNGGVAIAPVHGDKMILVGQYRKALEQFIFEIPAGKLEVGEELDPQAAALRELEEETGYKAENLIEMSAFYGTPGFSSEKTYVYFSSELTKIKHPRAADVGEFLEKVEVALPEAKEMIATGQISDAKTILAIWYWEIQQLKAEVEKNA
- a CDS encoding NAD(P)/FAD-dependent oxidoreductase; translated protein: MKKIAIIGGGIIGMTLANYIDTTQYEVILFDSQKNQATQASAGIISPWLSKRRNKKWYQLAKDGAAFFEQLVRDFDLPAEVYEQCGTLFLRELDELERLKKLALERKKEAPEIGEVQLLSPEETVDFFPLLKELPSLYISGGARLDGKSYLEHLKRRAIARGVKFVTEEASLRRVGEYWGIESVSENIEVKELVLCAGPALKNLLSSIDYETDVRPQKGQLLSFETTFDTGNWPVAFLDGEADLIPFQKGKILLGATHENEAGWDLKPTQAAFEQLTQGVERFVRESSFIKGNVQYRVGTRAYTSDFAPFFGPIMNEKGLIVACGLGSSGLTVGPYIAYLLAQHLNHPEEVWEVSKYQKEMANYVIKKKDNQ
- a CDS encoding YbjQ family protein; translated protein: MIITTTNTIDGVEIKGYKGIVFGEVVAGVDFIKDFKASFTNILGGRSKSYENELIQGREEALEELKQRATALGAGAVVGVKVDYETIGTGGNNMMMIIASGTAVEI
- the pepC gene encoding aminopeptidase C, with product MTLTKDFTQKLYENFAENTKLRAVENAATKNGLLSSLEVRGSHAANLPEFSIDLTKDPVTNQKQSGRCWMFAAMNTFRHKFINEFKTEDFEFSQAYTFFWDKYEKSNWFFEQIINHVDMDDRRLKFLLQTPQQDGGQWDMMVAIFEKYGVVPKSVYPESQASSSSRELNQYLNKLLRQDAEILRYTIEQEGDVQAVKEDLLQEVFNFLAVTLGLPPQSFDFAFRDKENNLVKFEGTPKEFYSKFVNVDLSDYVSVINAPTADKPYNKSYTVEFLGNVVGARDVKHLNVDMARFKKLAIAQMQAGETVWFGCDVGQESNRSAGLLTMDAYDFKTALDIEFTQDKAGRLDYGESLMTHAMVLAGVDLDSEGNSVKWKVENSWGKDAGAFKGYFVASDSWMDEYTYQIVVRKEFLTEEELTAYESEPQVLLPWDPMGALA